From the genome of Spinacia oleracea cultivar Varoflay chromosome 2, BTI_SOV_V1, whole genome shotgun sequence, one region includes:
- the LOC110793268 gene encoding DNA repair protein RAD51 homolog 2 isoform X4, whose amino-acid sequence MANRFISEMGLPKSIANVFAARNVKTAKDALSLTEFELMELLDVGLAEVTSAVAYISEMVCPPFETALSLLEQRVQNEHLAGHLPTRLKGLDKALCGGIPFGVVTELVGPAGIGKTQFCLKLALLASLPTSYGGLDGQVIYIDVESKFSSRRMIEIGSKSFPEVFYREGMAKEMAGRILVLQPSSLPEFTDSLQQIKVLLLQNKLKLLIIDSMAALVSGEFEQTNNPRQHPLAWHISFIKSLAELSRIPIIVTNQVRSQTHGDSLFSFQHTVGANCQRYLKIAKSPISPPLQFCFEITASGISLLSDDGVEVSGPQINAIHSHGHSAIIHCSDTC is encoded by the exons ATGGCGAACCGCTTTATCAGTGAGATGGGTCTTCCCAAGTCGATCGCCAACGTTTTCGCAGCCCGCAATGTCAAAACCGCCAAA GATGCACTTTCGCTAACAGAATTTGAGTTGATGGAGTTATTGGATGTGGGGCTGGCAGAGGTGACATCCGCAGTTGCATACATCAGTGAAATGGTCTGCCCTCCCTTTGAAACT GCACTATCGCTTTTGGAGCAACGAGTTCAAAATGAGCACTTGGCTGGCCATCTTCCCACAAGATTAAAGGGTTTAGACAAGGCCTTGTGTGGTGGGATTCCATTTGGTGTTGTGACTGAGCTGGTTGGTCCAGCAGGGATTGGAAAAACCCAA TTTTGTCTGAAACTGGCATTGTTGGCTTCTCTTCCAACAAGTTATGGTGGCTTAGATGGTCAAGTTATTTACATTGATGTGGAGTCCAAGTTCAGTTCACGAAG GATGATAGAAATTGGATCAAAAAGTTTTCCTGAAGTATTTTATCGTGAAGGGATGGCGAAGGAG ATGGCAGGTAGAATTCTGGTGTTGCAGCCTTCATCACTTCCTGAATTTACTGATAG CTTGCAGCAAATTAAGGTTTTACTGCTTCAGAATAAATTGAAGTTGCTTATAATTGACAGCATGGCTGCTCTTGTTTCTGG GGAATTTGAGCAGACTAATAATCCTAGACAGCATCCACTTGCTTGGCACATCTCTTTCATCAA GTCACTAGCAGAGCTTTCACGAATACCAATAATTGTGACAAACCAAGTTAGATCACAAACCCACGGTGACTCGCTGTTTTCTTTCCAACATACGGTTGGTGCCAATT GTCAAAGATACTTGAAGATTGCAAAATCTCCAATTTCTCCACCTCTGCAATTTTGTTTCGAAATTACTGCTTCTGGGATTTCCTTATTAAGTGATGATGGTGTTGAAGTCTCAGGGCCACAAATAAATGCAATACACTCCCATG GTCACAGTGCCATCATTCATTGCAGCGACACTTGTTAG
- the LOC110793268 gene encoding DNA repair protein RAD51 homolog 2 isoform X2 — protein sequence MANRFISEMGLPKSIANVFAARNVKTAKDALSLTEFELMELLDVGLAEVTSAVAYISEMVCPPFETALSLLEQRVQNEHLAGHLPTRLKGLDKALCGGIPFGVVTELVGPAGIGKTQFCLKLALLASLPTSYGGLDGQVIYIDVESKFSSRRMIEIGSKSFPEVFYREGMAKEMAGRILVLQPSSLPEFTDSLQQIKVLLLQNKLKLLIIDSMAALVSGEFEQTNNPRQHPLAWHISFIKSLAELSRIPIIVTNQVRSQTHGDSLFSFQHTMQSRPDNPSRFDSHLIAALGIHWAHAVSIRLILEVRSGQRYLKIAKSPISPPLQFCFEITASGISLLSDDGVEVSGPQINAIHSHGHSAIIHCSDTC from the exons ATGGCGAACCGCTTTATCAGTGAGATGGGTCTTCCCAAGTCGATCGCCAACGTTTTCGCAGCCCGCAATGTCAAAACCGCCAAA GATGCACTTTCGCTAACAGAATTTGAGTTGATGGAGTTATTGGATGTGGGGCTGGCAGAGGTGACATCCGCAGTTGCATACATCAGTGAAATGGTCTGCCCTCCCTTTGAAACT GCACTATCGCTTTTGGAGCAACGAGTTCAAAATGAGCACTTGGCTGGCCATCTTCCCACAAGATTAAAGGGTTTAGACAAGGCCTTGTGTGGTGGGATTCCATTTGGTGTTGTGACTGAGCTGGTTGGTCCAGCAGGGATTGGAAAAACCCAA TTTTGTCTGAAACTGGCATTGTTGGCTTCTCTTCCAACAAGTTATGGTGGCTTAGATGGTCAAGTTATTTACATTGATGTGGAGTCCAAGTTCAGTTCACGAAG GATGATAGAAATTGGATCAAAAAGTTTTCCTGAAGTATTTTATCGTGAAGGGATGGCGAAGGAG ATGGCAGGTAGAATTCTGGTGTTGCAGCCTTCATCACTTCCTGAATTTACTGATAG CTTGCAGCAAATTAAGGTTTTACTGCTTCAGAATAAATTGAAGTTGCTTATAATTGACAGCATGGCTGCTCTTGTTTCTGG GGAATTTGAGCAGACTAATAATCCTAGACAGCATCCACTTGCTTGGCACATCTCTTTCATCAA GTCACTAGCAGAGCTTTCACGAATACCAATAATTGTGACAAACCAAGTTAGATCACAAACCCACGGTGACTCGCTGTTTTCTTTCCAACATACG ATGCAGAGCAGACCAGACAATCCTTCAAGATTTGACTCTCATCTGATTGCTGCTTTAGGGATTCACTGGGCACATGCTGTAAGCATAAGGCTTATCCTTGAAGTGAGATCAG GTCAAAGATACTTGAAGATTGCAAAATCTCCAATTTCTCCACCTCTGCAATTTTGTTTCGAAATTACTGCTTCTGGGATTTCCTTATTAAGTGATGATGGTGTTGAAGTCTCAGGGCCACAAATAAATGCAATACACTCCCATG GTCACAGTGCCATCATTCATTGCAGCGACACTTGTTAG
- the LOC110793268 gene encoding DNA repair protein RAD51 homolog 2 isoform X3: MELLDVGLAEVTSAVAYISEMVCPPFETALSLLEQRVQNEHLAGHLPTRLKGLDKALCGGIPFGVVTELVGPAGIGKTQFCLKLALLASLPTSYGGLDGQVIYIDVESKFSSRRMIEIGSKSFPEVFYREGMAKEMAGRILVLQPSSLPEFTDSLQQIKVLLLQNKLKLLIIDSMAALVSGEFEQTNNPRQHPLAWHISFIKSLAELSRIPIIVTNQVRSQTHGDSLFSFQHTVGANSQMQSRPDNPSRFDSHLIAALGIHWAHAVSIRLILEVRSGQRYLKIAKSPISPPLQFCFEITASGISLLSDDGVEVSGPQINAIHSHGHSAIIHCSDTC; this comes from the exons ATGGAGTTATTGGATGTGGGGCTGGCAGAGGTGACATCCGCAGTTGCATACATCAGTGAAATGGTCTGCCCTCCCTTTGAAACT GCACTATCGCTTTTGGAGCAACGAGTTCAAAATGAGCACTTGGCTGGCCATCTTCCCACAAGATTAAAGGGTTTAGACAAGGCCTTGTGTGGTGGGATTCCATTTGGTGTTGTGACTGAGCTGGTTGGTCCAGCAGGGATTGGAAAAACCCAA TTTTGTCTGAAACTGGCATTGTTGGCTTCTCTTCCAACAAGTTATGGTGGCTTAGATGGTCAAGTTATTTACATTGATGTGGAGTCCAAGTTCAGTTCACGAAG GATGATAGAAATTGGATCAAAAAGTTTTCCTGAAGTATTTTATCGTGAAGGGATGGCGAAGGAG ATGGCAGGTAGAATTCTGGTGTTGCAGCCTTCATCACTTCCTGAATTTACTGATAG CTTGCAGCAAATTAAGGTTTTACTGCTTCAGAATAAATTGAAGTTGCTTATAATTGACAGCATGGCTGCTCTTGTTTCTGG GGAATTTGAGCAGACTAATAATCCTAGACAGCATCCACTTGCTTGGCACATCTCTTTCATCAA GTCACTAGCAGAGCTTTCACGAATACCAATAATTGTGACAAACCAAGTTAGATCACAAACCCACGGTGACTCGCTGTTTTCTTTCCAACATACGGTTGGTGCCAATT CACAGATGCAGAGCAGACCAGACAATCCTTCAAGATTTGACTCTCATCTGATTGCTGCTTTAGGGATTCACTGGGCACATGCTGTAAGCATAAGGCTTATCCTTGAAGTGAGATCAG GTCAAAGATACTTGAAGATTGCAAAATCTCCAATTTCTCCACCTCTGCAATTTTGTTTCGAAATTACTGCTTCTGGGATTTCCTTATTAAGTGATGATGGTGTTGAAGTCTCAGGGCCACAAATAAATGCAATACACTCCCATG GTCACAGTGCCATCATTCATTGCAGCGACACTTGTTAG
- the LOC110793268 gene encoding DNA repair protein RAD51 homolog 2 isoform X1, whose translation MANRFISEMGLPKSIANVFAARNVKTAKDALSLTEFELMELLDVGLAEVTSAVAYISEMVCPPFETALSLLEQRVQNEHLAGHLPTRLKGLDKALCGGIPFGVVTELVGPAGIGKTQFCLKLALLASLPTSYGGLDGQVIYIDVESKFSSRRMIEIGSKSFPEVFYREGMAKEMAGRILVLQPSSLPEFTDSLQQIKVLLLQNKLKLLIIDSMAALVSGEFEQTNNPRQHPLAWHISFIKSLAELSRIPIIVTNQVRSQTHGDSLFSFQHTVGANSQMQSRPDNPSRFDSHLIAALGIHWAHAVSIRLILEVRSGQRYLKIAKSPISPPLQFCFEITASGISLLSDDGVEVSGPQINAIHSHGHSAIIHCSDTC comes from the exons ATGGCGAACCGCTTTATCAGTGAGATGGGTCTTCCCAAGTCGATCGCCAACGTTTTCGCAGCCCGCAATGTCAAAACCGCCAAA GATGCACTTTCGCTAACAGAATTTGAGTTGATGGAGTTATTGGATGTGGGGCTGGCAGAGGTGACATCCGCAGTTGCATACATCAGTGAAATGGTCTGCCCTCCCTTTGAAACT GCACTATCGCTTTTGGAGCAACGAGTTCAAAATGAGCACTTGGCTGGCCATCTTCCCACAAGATTAAAGGGTTTAGACAAGGCCTTGTGTGGTGGGATTCCATTTGGTGTTGTGACTGAGCTGGTTGGTCCAGCAGGGATTGGAAAAACCCAA TTTTGTCTGAAACTGGCATTGTTGGCTTCTCTTCCAACAAGTTATGGTGGCTTAGATGGTCAAGTTATTTACATTGATGTGGAGTCCAAGTTCAGTTCACGAAG GATGATAGAAATTGGATCAAAAAGTTTTCCTGAAGTATTTTATCGTGAAGGGATGGCGAAGGAG ATGGCAGGTAGAATTCTGGTGTTGCAGCCTTCATCACTTCCTGAATTTACTGATAG CTTGCAGCAAATTAAGGTTTTACTGCTTCAGAATAAATTGAAGTTGCTTATAATTGACAGCATGGCTGCTCTTGTTTCTGG GGAATTTGAGCAGACTAATAATCCTAGACAGCATCCACTTGCTTGGCACATCTCTTTCATCAA GTCACTAGCAGAGCTTTCACGAATACCAATAATTGTGACAAACCAAGTTAGATCACAAACCCACGGTGACTCGCTGTTTTCTTTCCAACATACGGTTGGTGCCAATT CACAGATGCAGAGCAGACCAGACAATCCTTCAAGATTTGACTCTCATCTGATTGCTGCTTTAGGGATTCACTGGGCACATGCTGTAAGCATAAGGCTTATCCTTGAAGTGAGATCAG GTCAAAGATACTTGAAGATTGCAAAATCTCCAATTTCTCCACCTCTGCAATTTTGTTTCGAAATTACTGCTTCTGGGATTTCCTTATTAAGTGATGATGGTGTTGAAGTCTCAGGGCCACAAATAAATGCAATACACTCCCATG GTCACAGTGCCATCATTCATTGCAGCGACACTTGTTAG
- the LOC110793268 gene encoding DNA repair protein RAD51 homolog 2 isoform X5: protein MANRFISEMGLPKSIANVFAARNVKTAKDALSLTEFELMELLDVGLAEVTSAVAYISEMVCPPFETALSLLEQRVQNEHLAGHLPTRLKGLDKALCGGIPFGVVTELVGPAGIGKTQFCLKLALLASLPTSYGGLDGQVIYIDVESKFSSRRMIEIGSKSFPEVFYREGMAKEMAGRILVLQPSSLPEFTDSLQQIKVLLLQNKLKLLIIDSMAALVSGEFEQTNNPRQHPLAWHISFIKSLAELSRIPIIVTNQVRSQTHGDSLFSFQHTIWVNERLDSGL from the exons ATGGCGAACCGCTTTATCAGTGAGATGGGTCTTCCCAAGTCGATCGCCAACGTTTTCGCAGCCCGCAATGTCAAAACCGCCAAA GATGCACTTTCGCTAACAGAATTTGAGTTGATGGAGTTATTGGATGTGGGGCTGGCAGAGGTGACATCCGCAGTTGCATACATCAGTGAAATGGTCTGCCCTCCCTTTGAAACT GCACTATCGCTTTTGGAGCAACGAGTTCAAAATGAGCACTTGGCTGGCCATCTTCCCACAAGATTAAAGGGTTTAGACAAGGCCTTGTGTGGTGGGATTCCATTTGGTGTTGTGACTGAGCTGGTTGGTCCAGCAGGGATTGGAAAAACCCAA TTTTGTCTGAAACTGGCATTGTTGGCTTCTCTTCCAACAAGTTATGGTGGCTTAGATGGTCAAGTTATTTACATTGATGTGGAGTCCAAGTTCAGTTCACGAAG GATGATAGAAATTGGATCAAAAAGTTTTCCTGAAGTATTTTATCGTGAAGGGATGGCGAAGGAG ATGGCAGGTAGAATTCTGGTGTTGCAGCCTTCATCACTTCCTGAATTTACTGATAG CTTGCAGCAAATTAAGGTTTTACTGCTTCAGAATAAATTGAAGTTGCTTATAATTGACAGCATGGCTGCTCTTGTTTCTGG GGAATTTGAGCAGACTAATAATCCTAGACAGCATCCACTTGCTTGGCACATCTCTTTCATCAA GTCACTAGCAGAGCTTTCACGAATACCAATAATTGTGACAAACCAAGTTAGATCACAAACCCACGGTGACTCGCTGTTTTCTTTCCAACATACG ATCTGGGTCAATGAAAGGCTGGATAGTGGACTGTGA